The following proteins are encoded in a genomic region of Enterocloster clostridioformis:
- a CDS encoding BglG family transcription antiterminator has product MQNKRQEQLLAILLERGDWMTSRQLAGLLQVSDRTIRSDVEAINKHTDPPPIESNVRQGYRLCGDARPALASGAKTREADIPQTPGARCAYMIQKLLFEVKELNLTMLQSQIYVSGYSIDNDLKRIRKMLEPYGGLKLVRNKECISLKGDEASKRRFYRDLLVAEVQENFLNLNTLAHLYRSFNLIEVKDIFVDVLEEYDYSIHESMFPMLILHAGTSIERMNCANYINMEEGMQGLEETIEYQISQTFFERISKRLHITVHDGEVGMFALVIMGRRASNYTSDFVNYNGKWMNTKKLVAEALEQVYALFGLDFRQDADLMAGLKMHFHGLIERVKNQVRMEDVFVEEIKRKYPLVFEMGIYVLEFLEQRLGRPISDVESCYIALHLGAASERMNSIRKYRAVMILPHNQSFSDMCVKKISDMFRERMEVVKVFGWFEEDEVSALDPDLLLSTFPLEHGLDVETVSINLFVDSETESKILQAINRLDKKGFRLEFTSHIGNLIRKEHYHSQVDMDQPGEIIRMLCAGLEKEGIVEPEFTKVVLKREQMSPTSFVNTFAIPHAFGAFARNSTIAVAQLKNPVKWGAFEVRLVMLFAINEGDARMIKIFFDWVSNVANQPEELAKLVAPCSYEEFIDRIMG; this is encoded by the coding sequence ATGCAGAATAAAAGACAGGAGCAGCTGCTTGCCATATTATTAGAGCGGGGAGACTGGATGACCAGCCGGCAGCTGGCCGGCCTTCTGCAGGTGTCGGACCGGACCATCCGATCCGATGTGGAGGCCATCAATAAGCACACGGACCCGCCGCCTATCGAGTCCAATGTGCGTCAGGGATACAGGCTGTGCGGGGACGCGCGGCCTGCCTTGGCGTCCGGGGCAAAGACAAGGGAGGCAGACATTCCCCAGACTCCCGGAGCCCGCTGTGCATACATGATACAAAAACTGCTTTTTGAGGTAAAGGAGCTGAACCTTACCATGCTCCAGAGCCAGATCTATGTCAGCGGTTATTCTATTGACAATGATTTAAAGCGTATACGCAAGATGCTGGAGCCTTACGGCGGCCTTAAGCTGGTGCGGAATAAGGAATGCATTTCCTTAAAGGGAGACGAGGCCAGCAAGCGTCGTTTCTACCGGGATTTACTGGTGGCTGAGGTGCAGGAGAACTTCCTTAACCTGAACACCCTGGCTCATCTCTACAGAAGCTTTAACCTGATTGAGGTCAAGGATATTTTTGTGGATGTACTGGAAGAATATGACTATTCCATCCATGAGTCCATGTTTCCCATGCTGATTCTCCACGCTGGGACCAGCATTGAACGGATGAACTGCGCCAATTACATCAATATGGAGGAGGGGATGCAGGGGCTGGAGGAAACCATCGAGTACCAGATATCCCAGACCTTCTTTGAACGCATTTCCAAGCGGCTGCACATAACGGTCCACGACGGCGAGGTGGGCATGTTTGCCCTGGTAATCATGGGCAGACGGGCTTCCAATTACACCAGCGATTTTGTCAATTACAATGGAAAGTGGATGAATACCAAGAAGCTGGTAGCGGAAGCCCTGGAACAGGTCTATGCTCTGTTCGGCCTGGATTTCAGGCAGGACGCCGACCTGATGGCGGGGCTTAAGATGCATTTTCACGGACTCATCGAACGTGTTAAGAACCAGGTGCGGATGGAGGATGTGTTTGTGGAGGAAATCAAGCGCAAATATCCCCTTGTTTTTGAAATGGGAATCTATGTGCTGGAGTTTCTGGAACAGAGACTGGGACGGCCCATATCAGATGTGGAAAGCTGTTATATTGCCCTTCACCTGGGAGCTGCCAGTGAACGCATGAATTCCATCAGAAAATACAGGGCTGTGATGATTCTGCCTCATAACCAGTCCTTCTCCGACATGTGTGTGAAAAAGATATCCGACATGTTTCGTGAACGGATGGAGGTGGTAAAGGTATTCGGCTGGTTTGAGGAGGACGAGGTGTCGGCCCTGGACCCGGATTTGCTTCTCAGCACCTTTCCCCTGGAGCACGGACTGGATGTGGAGACAGTCTCCATCAACCTGTTTGTGGACTCGGAAACAGAGTCAAAAATCCTCCAGGCCATCAACCGCCTGGACAAAAAGGGGTTCCGGCTGGAATTCACATCCCATATCGGAAACCTGATACGAAAGGAGCACTACCACTCCCAGGTAGACATGGACCAGCCCGGAGAAATCATCCGCATGCTGTGCGCGGGCCTGGAAAAGGAGGGCATCGTGGAGCCGGAATTCACGAAAGTGGTCTTAAAAAGAGAGCAGATGTCGCCCACTTCCTTTGTGAACACCTTTGCCATTCCCCATGCCTTTGGCGCCTTTGCCAGAAATTCCACCATTGCTGTGGCCCAGCTTAAGAATCCGGTGAAATGGGGCGCCTTTGAGGTACGTCTGGTCATGCTTTTTGCCATCAACGAAGGGGATGCCAGAATGATTAAAATTTTCTTTGACTGGGTATCCAACGTGGCAAACCAGCCGGAGGAGCTGGCAAAATTAGTGGCT